A region of the uncultured Flavobacterium sp. genome:
ACAAGATTCAGACCACGCATGGTTTCTTTGATTAATGCAAAAATCGAAAGAATTTGATAAAATACAATAGGTGAGGTCGAAACATCGGTTTTACAATTATAAGCAGCAATGTTTTCGATAGTATTTTTTAATATTGTTTTACAAGGATCATCAAATTTAAGAACCGTTTCTTTTAGTGTTTTGTCCCGCATGAAACTTTCCGGAGTATGAATTAAAAATTCGTCACAAGTAAGGTTCTGTTTTGAATTAAAATAGTTGTCAGTAAATTTGATGTAGAAAAACCGAGTACTTTTTTTAATATCAAAATAATGTTCGTCTTCCGGAGAAATTACAAACAAGTCTCCCGATTTATAAGGTAATAAGTTGTTGTTCAGATGATGAACTCCGTTTCCTTTTTTGATATAAATAATTTCATAATAGGTATGAGTATGCGGTGGAAGATGAAATTTTTCATCTTCGAATTCATCAATGACAAGTGTCTTGAATTGATTTAATATCGGCATAACATAAATTTACAAGTTTATATCGCAAATGTACAACTTTTTTCGCATTTAACGGCGTTAACTTTGGCGTCATAGAAAATCTATTCCTTTCTTGTAAAAACAAATGAAAAAAAGTCTTATCGCACTCTCATTAGGAGGCTTAACAATTGGTATTACCGAATTTGTTATGATGGGTTTGTTGCCAGATATTGCCTCAGATATGAAAGTTTCGATTCCGGTTGCCGGATATTTAATTTCGGCTTACGCTATTGGCGTTGTGATTGGAGCTCCTTTATTAGTAATCTTAGGAAGAAATTTAGCTCCAAAGAAAATGCTTTTAATATTAGCTTTGATGTTAACTGTTTTTAATGCGCTTTCTATTATTGCACCTACGTATAATTTTTTATTCGCATCGAGATTCCTTTCGGGATTACCGCACGGTGCCTTTTTTGGAGTTGGAGCTGTAGTTGCAAGCCGTTTGGCGGACAAAGGCAAAGAAGCTCAGGCAATTGCTATTATGTTTTCGGGTTTAACGCTGGCTAATTTAATAGGTGTTCCTATTGGTACTTATATAGGACACAATTTTATATGGCGTTATACTTTTGTGTTAATTGCGATTGTTGGTTCGCTTACATTTTTGTTTATTTCTTTATGGATGCCAAATCTGGAGAAAAGCGGAAATGTAAATATGAAAACGCAACTTCAGTTTTTTAAGAAAACTGAAGCGTGGCTAATCATCGGAATTACTGCCATTGGGTTTGCAGGATTATTTGCCTGGATTAGTTATATCGCACCTTTGTTAATCAATATTTCTAAGTTTGGAGCCGAGGATGCTTTCGTATATTTTAATTCTTGCAGGATTCGGAATGGTTGTTGGAAATTTTGCCGGCGGTAAACTTGCCGATAAATTTTCTCCGGCACCAACCGTATTGGCTTTATTGTTTGTAATGTCGATCGATTTAATTTTGGTTTACTTGTTCTCTTTTAACCAATACATTTCTTTATTTCTGACTTTCTTGACAGGAGCTATTTCTTTTTCGGTAATTGCGCCTATTCAAATGTTAATGATTAAAACGGCAACAGGTGCTGAGATGATTGCTTCGGCAGCGCTTCAGGGAAGTTTTAATATCGGGAATGCTTTAGGGGCTTTTCTTGGTGGTTTGCCATTAGCTGCAGGTTACAATTATGCATCTCCTAATCTTATTGGTGTTGGGATGGCAATTGCAGGTATGATTATTACATTTGCTTTAATGCAGAAACACAAAAGCAATTTGCAATTACAGCGTGCTTAAAAGATAATATTTTATAATAAAAGCCCTTAAACTAAATATGGTTTAAGGGCTTTTTTTGTGTCTTGTAGAGATTGGTTTTAATCTTGATTTTGTGTTTGAAATTAGAACACAATCTTGTTATTTCTGAAATGACAAAAAATGCACATAAAATATTTGACAAGAAAAATAAAAATCTGTGTCATTCGCGTGCCATAAAATCATTCAATATCTAAATCAAATTTCTCCAGTAAACCAGCTAGTGCAGTGTGAGATACTTTGGTTCTTTTGATTTTATTTTCGGAAGGATCAAAAGCATAATTTCTGGAACTTCTAAAATCAGTTTTTTCCAGAATACATTCCACGAAAGTGGCATTTGATAAATCACAATTTTTAAATACAGCCAAAGACAAATCAGTATTCGAGAAATCGACATCTTTTAGGGAACAATCAATGAAGTTTGTTTTCTTTAGCTTTTTGTAAATAAAAGTCGAATAATCAAGAAGAGAATCCTGAAAAGACATCGAAAATAAAAAGCTATTGCTGGCGCTAAAGTCAAGTCCCATTAATTTGCAGCCAACAAATTTGATGTTTTTTAACCCTGTATTTTTAAGAATAGCGAGTGAGAGATTACAGTTTGTGAAAGTGCAATCCAGAAAATCGATATAACTAAAATCACTTTTAGAGAAGTTACAATTGGTAAACTCACAATTTATGAATTCATTATCTGATAATTTTTGCTCTGAGTAATCAATAGTATCAAAGGTTTTGTTTTGGTGCAATGCAGAATCCATAAAGTTAAATTGAGATTTGAAAA
Encoded here:
- a CDS encoding AraC family transcriptional regulator, producing MPILNQFKTLVIDEFEDEKFHLPPHTHTYYEIIYIKKGNGVHHLNNNLLPYKSGDLFVISPEDEHYFDIKKSTRFFYIKFTDNYFNSKQNLTCDEFLIHTPESFMRDKTLKETVLKFDDPCKTILKNTIENIAAYNCKTDVSTSPIVFYQILSIFALIKETMRGLNLVVKGNSIDNEQITSYIHQNIYNPKLVQIKVIANHFNIAETYFSAYFKRTFSISYRDYIHNLRTTLIEKRIHNNQLPIKQIAFEFGFTDESHLSNYFKKRKHMNPTDFKKT
- a CDS encoding pentapeptide repeat-containing protein, which encodes MDSALHQNKTFDTIDYSEQKLSDNEFINCEFTNCNFSKSDFSYIDFLDCTFTNCNLSLAILKNTGLKNIKFVGCKLMGLDFSASNSFLFSMSFQDSLLDYSTFIYKKLKKTNFIDCSLKDVDFSNTDLSLAVFKNCDLSNATFVECILEKTDFRSSRNYAFDPSENKIKRTKVSHTALAGLLEKFDLDIE